The following DNA comes from Anaerostipes rhamnosivorans.
GCAAGAAGCGCTTGAAGGTTCCGGCAGTATTCGGCGGATTTCCTATTGATAAGCAGATCCAGACACTTCGGCAGAAGTCTCATATTGTGGCGGGTACACCGGGGCGTGTCATGGATCATCTGCGCAGGGAGAGCCTTAAGCTTTCTAAGGTTCAATGGCTGGTCATAGATGAAGCGGATTTGATGCTGGATATGGGATTTATTGATGAGGTGAAACAAATTCTTTCTCTGGTTCCGGCAGACTGCAGGATGTCTCTGTTTTCGGCAACACTGAGGCCAGAGATTCAGGAATTGGTGGACGAATTTATTCCAAATACAACACTTGTGCTCCAGGAGGCCACAGAGGAGCAGGCGGCAGCCATCACAGAAAAGATCTATGTTACAGATCAGGAGAAGAAATACGATACATTTCTCAGTGTTCTTAAAGATGAAAATCCAAAGAGCTGTATGATTTTCTGTGGAACAAGGCAGATGACCAATGTACTGTTTCAGAAGTTGCGCAGACAACGTATTTTCTGCGGAATGCTGCACGGTGACTTGGAACAGAGAGAACGGCTGAAGACTGTGGATGCATTCAGAAGGGGCGGATTCCGCTTCCTGATCGCAACCGATGTGGCCGCCAGAGGGATTGATTTCGAGGAGATCAGCCATGTGGTGAATTATGACTTCCCGGCAGGGAAAGAGACCTATGTACACCGGATCGGAAGAACGGGAAGAAACGGTAAAAGGGGTACGGCTGTCAGTCTGGTGACAGAGCAGGAACGGAGGATGTTAGCTCAAGTAGAAAAGTACGTGGGGCGGGAACTGATCTGTATGGAACCTCCGGCGGCAGGAGAAGAAAAGGAAAAGGCATTCTGGAAATCTCAGCGCATAAAAGCAGAAGTAAAACCTAAGAAGGGGGAGTCGTTGAATAAAGGCATCACCCGGCTGTCCATCGGCGGGGGCAGGAAGTCAAAAATGCGGGCAGGCGACATTGTAGGGACGATCTGCAGTATCGACGGAATGCAGGCATCGGATATCGGAATTGTGGATATCAGGGACAGCATAAGCTACGTGGAAGTGTTGAACCAGAAAGGGGACCACGTGATCAAATGTCTTCAGACGAAACCCATCAAAGGGAAGGTCCGCAAAGTAAGGAAAACAAGGTTGAATCTATGATAATTTTTGAGACGTACCATTATGAAGTATTCAATCATCTTATACATCACTTCTTGGAATTGGAGGTCTTTAATGACGAGACGGATATTGGTGATATTATTGAGGAACTGCTTCCCAAATATCTGTACAGAGAACAGTATCTTAAATGTGTAAAAAAATTTGAGGATATCTTTCACTGGACAGAGGATCAATTTTTTCATGAGATGGATGCATTTCATGAACTGTTATTATATAAATTTCTGGGTTATATGGCCTGTATTCAGAAAGACATAAGTGATTTTAAAGATATATATTTTAATGTCAAAGGCCATAAATTGATTGAGGCAGCTGCCTGGATGGATTTGGAAGAGGACGGGGAATCCACGTTGCAGGAGTGCAAAGACCTGTATTATGAAGTCTTTTGTTATCCGGATCTTTTGTTTGAGGATACAGATTTTTTGCTTCTTGGCTCTTTATATAATAACCGTTATCTGGGAGATACTTCCATAGAGTATTTCGCAGGAATCAATATTGACTATTACTTTGAGCTGCTCCCGCTGGATATCCAGGAACATTACAAAACCAAACATATTACATTAACCAGTGTGATATCCGACATGTTACAGTACCTTGATGAGCGGATGAAATATGGAAGTCTGTATAAGCTGTTCTGGGAAGGTGATGACCCTGTCAAAGAGGACCGGGTGCAGTTGATATTAGAAAATATCATGGATGCTTATTTTTATAATCAAGAGATAGAGATCACCAGGGAAGCTCAATTAGGTAATGGAAGAGTAGATTTTAAATTATATAAAAATAAACAGGAAGATGAAAAGATTTTAATTGAGTTAAAAAGAGCAAGCAGTTCTTATTTAAAAAAGGGATATGAACAACAACTG
Coding sequences within:
- a CDS encoding DEAD/DEAH box helicase: MKNEFYNYELSEEILEALEGLGYKQPTAIQREVIPPMLAGRNVVAKAPTGSGKTAAFAIPICENIQWEENAPQALVLEPTRELAVQVSEEMFQIGRKKRLKVPAVFGGFPIDKQIQTLRQKSHIVAGTPGRVMDHLRRESLKLSKVQWLVIDEADLMLDMGFIDEVKQILSLVPADCRMSLFSATLRPEIQELVDEFIPNTTLVLQEATEEQAAAITEKIYVTDQEKKYDTFLSVLKDENPKSCMIFCGTRQMTNVLFQKLRRQRIFCGMLHGDLEQRERLKTVDAFRRGGFRFLIATDVAARGIDFEEISHVVNYDFPAGKETYVHRIGRTGRNGKRGTAVSLVTEQERRMLAQVEKYVGRELICMEPPAAGEEKEKAFWKSQRIKAEVKPKKGESLNKGITRLSIGGGRKSKMRAGDIVGTICSIDGMQASDIGIVDIRDSISYVEVLNQKGDHVIKCLQTKPIKGKVRKVRKTRLNL